The Amphiura filiformis chromosome 1, Afil_fr2py, whole genome shotgun sequence nucleotide sequence GAACCTAAAATAACAAGCCTGGCTACAGACAAAATATGCATCAAGCCAAATATGGGAATGGCCGGGGCTCAaacccagtggcatagccagcacttttttcagagggtgggcaaagggtgGGGGGtgcaagacaacttttaaggggtacACTTTACCGATAATggtcaaaaaatacaaaaaggcctaaaaatcttgggcaccagcatcccacaggggggaaagacttctcacaggggcagCTTCCCCTGCTTGGCAGGCGCGTATATCCAGCAATTTGTAGACCGGGGGCGCAAATGCGATGTTGTCAAAGCCATGATATGGCCGCGAAGCGgacatcccggagcgcttgcgcgaagcaggggggtgtctgagaaagtgagaaacttttacaaaatgaagacctaattgaagccatttggtgaaccattttggcactattatcaTGTAAGATTTTAGTttgaaatagtcaaaaatttgtgaaatgacggcccaattcaTTTCACTATTGTATACATTTTGCTttataaattttgcaaaatgaaggcctaattgaagccattttggtgggcaattttgacaatattgtgtacaattttagtaagAAAAAGTTAGGCTTACATTAATTACTATTACTGTAGCCCTATTATTATTGCCTAAAACATACAAGCTTCTAATACAATTGCAAAAACGGGCACCGAGTTGTTTATCCCGATACGCAAGGGGGTGTTTGAGGGGGTGTCTCAGAAGTTGGGAAAATTTGACAGAATGAAGATCGAATTGAGGCCAATTTGGTCCATCATTTTTACACTGTTTACATTAttgctttcaacaacaaaaaaagagcCCGATAActcaatttgcataataataggcataggcctaaatagtgTTTTGATACAATCCCTTATAAAATCACATGCAGtagcatatataggcctactattatataTATGCTATACGATGTTTgccccttctctctctctctctcttcttcttctctctttcgcctctttcttcttctctcttctcttcctTCCCCTTTTTCCCCTTccctttctccctttctcttttttttttttacctggggggcgcgcgcccccttcGCCCCTCCCTGGATACGCACCTGCTTTGCACCCCCCTTGGTTATGCCACTGCTCAAAACCTCTGCACAGTTAACCCACTTCCCCCATACCTATGATTGATTGCTGCAATGAATGCTGGGATAGCAGCGATTTCTTGATCTGTCCACAGTCCATGTTGACATACTAGATATTACTGCGTGCCGCTGGACTCTTAAGTGCCACAGGGTCATTTATTAAACAAGAAggaaatgtccaaattttctttGGAGACGGCAATTTCATTTTGGTCCAAGGTATAGACGGCAATTTCATTTTGGGTTTCAGATTGACTTGTTGTTGTAATGTTTATTGGTTTGTGGTAAGCTTGACCGCTGTGAGATGGAGAGCCGAGTTTCcttttttttctagttttttgATTAAAATTAAGTCTTGTGCTATTCAAACTGGTTGGAATACCACATCTCATAAATTAATAGTcctcaattttctttgttttttccagACTAATTTCTGTTAGCACTTCAGATGATACTGAACCTGTATTGAATGTGCTTCTTTTTTAAATCTACTGATACAAATCTATTGATTGCACTGAAttgatttttgtatattttcttaCTTATAAATTTAGGTGAAAAAGCTTTGAAACTGAGTGTGACATGTTCACTgttagtgattaaaatgaagtTCAACAGTATATGCTCCCATATGATCATAATGAAGTTAATAGTTCAAAgtgatgaaccaaattataaaggTAAAGGTTGGCCATATTTGACCCAATTAGCACCATGGATGCTGTTATATAAAAGCAAAATCTAAAACCACTATGCCACTGTGCTCTACCACTTAGAAAGGGAAGTGTTTTAATTCATCATTTTATTCCCATAATATAAAGATACAAAAAGACAAATTGACCTACATCAATTCATTTGATACAAAATTAGACCAAACGTAAGGGTTTGGTAGCATGTTAAAGATGTTAGTTCAAATGATCATCTGACGTCAGTCTGTATGATCACTGACCTCATAGGCAAAGGACAGactatttatttaataatcacaTAAAGATATATGCTGGGGCAACCTACTTTGTTGCAAACTCTCTGCAGTTGCATCAGCAGATAGGCAAGTTGTGCttattctctgttgacaaggagcTGTCTTTAGTCAacagctctttttagagccaccacagctcttttcaaagccatCAGTTGGCAAGGGACAGTCTACATGTCTCAGGTACTttatcctgaagaagtcagagctactcctgacgaaagctggacagttccaaacttgtccgaTAGCGAACCCACTAAAATAATTACTAATTGGTATAATGTCTATTGTTTTTCAGGACCACTTTGCAATTAACATCATTTCTGAAGCtgtatgcccccccccctcctctctaGAGCCATGCCAGAAGAAACTACAGGTAAGCTTAAGTCTTtcctaaataggcctatattatgtttTTAGAGTGGTGCATGAGTcaatatttgacaaattaatgtatTTTCATCAAATTCACAGAAGTTTTGTGAAAAAGTATATAGCACTTGCTTTCCTAAATGTATTGATTAAGGCAGCTATTTTGGTCACACTACACTATAGCAGTGTTATCAtgtccagtgtgttattagtcaAGTTGAGAATGTCATCTTTATATGTACCTTTAATTTCCTACAGATTAAAACTCACAAAAAATAACCAACATGTTTTCCTGACTCAATACCTATCCATCATTGCTATTATTAATTTGTTAATATTCTCATGCTAGACAAGAAACTATGTCATATTGTGACTTACAGTAAAGCGTATTTGCTACGATACATAATAGCTGCTGTATGCATAATTTCACTATCATATGCTTAATTTAAACTATTTGTgttataaaaactagtaattttgCATAAGGCAGCTATACATTATTCATGCCAATACGTCCATTTTCCGCTGGTATTAAAGTTGTGTGTGACATTGAATCAATTTTGCAGCTTAATTTGTGATAGATGTGATGTGTTGAACAAATTGTGTGATAATGTGACTTATTGTACTTATAGTATGCAGAAATTTGGGAAAACAAATTAATTTCAGCTTAGAGCGctgcagacaaaataatgatacaataatgtcgcaagtaatatattttaatttgaaatcGGAATGCTTTGGTTTCTTGAATGAAATCATTTGGTTAAGAAATTGGAAATGACGGTAAACTGCAGGGGAGGGATATGTAATCAATCAATGATTAAAGCTGAAACAATACATTTTCCATTATGTTGAAAAGGAATTGTGTGATTTGTGAAATCCTTGGTATTTATTGCTTAAATCTAGTCCCatgattaatatttgttttagaTTTACGACTGGGATTTAGGATTTCATTTGGGATTAGGGTGAATGTAGTCTCTTTAATTAAAGGATTATCATCTTAAATTATTCAGTTgctatttaattaaatttaattaaatgatttGAATATTCAATATAacgaatttaaatatttaaataaaattttatgaAAAGATTTATGAAATAATTCCCTTAATTCAAGCCATTATTGAGTTTAGGATTATGGGTTAAGGTATTAATTATGAAAGATTTAAATATTCAATAtaacaaatttgaatatttaattaaaaatttgaatcagAACAGATTAAATATTCAATTAAAcatttgaatattcaatcaaaaggttaaaaattgaattttaatggTTTAAATTAATATCTAATGAAAAAGTCACATAATCAATTTGCGCTTAGATATGTCATTCATTGCAAAGATTAATGAAATCATTCCCTTACTTCAAATGGTTATAAAGTTTAGGATTATGGGTTAAGTTATTAATTATGAAAGATTTCTGAATGAATCAAATTCGATCAAAAGGTTAAATATTTAATTTGAATGGTTTAAATACTATTCAATTAAAAAAGTCACATAATCAATTTGCAGTTAGATATGTCATTCATTGCACAGATTTATGAAATAATTCCCCTTTTTCAAACAATTATAGAGTTCAGGATTAAGGGTTAAGTTATTAATTATGAAAGATTTCCGAATTAATAAAATTTAACCAaaacaaattaaaccaaaactcCCAATATTTAGTTGCATTTATACCAAAAATCTCAATCAAACTTTGaatacaatggactattccagttgaaatccttacaccccctgtagaagacatgactttaatctcccacacagggggtatagatttcaaatggagtcatccattcaggtaaccccatttgaaattcatactccctatgtggaagatttaaggtctgatgtcttccatggggtgaaGTATTTCATGCGGAATAGCCCAAACTGCCCTCTGGTGTGACTTAACATGGATAAATTAAGatcactaggcggttacccgtatttcgcggttctcggctgtcttggttattggcttttacagatctcaaaatcagggtgtgtcctttggctgggatcactttcctcacagtgAGCTCAATTAAATTTCAGCTTTTGCAATTTAACCTGACTTTCgtcctcaatttgaaatttgacccgaccGTAGACCACGGATGACCTAATGAATGCAAACCTAAGCTTCTTTGGCAAAAGTTACACCCACTCatcaagtttgagctccatatgagcaatttaaattttttttgacctatgacctcttaaccataggcCTGACAAAAATGTCACCATGGAAACcattgtttgttagtccaaggtccactcacccaccaagtttgagctccatatgaGCAATGTGacattttttgacctatgacctcttaaccataggtctgacaaaaaggtcactatggaaacttttgtttgttagtccaaggtccacccacccaccaagtttgagctccatatgaGCAATGTGacattttttgacctatgacctcttaaccataggtctgacaaaaaggtcactatggaaacttttgtttgttagtccaaggtccacccacccaccaagtttgagctccataggggcaacttgaaatttgtaccatttttgacctatgacctctataccttaggtctgacgaaaaggtcacaatagaaacttttatttgttagtccaaggttcacccacacaccaagtttgagctccatatttCACTATCAAAGTGTTACGCAACGATGACCCTGAGCGGCGCCCTTCCCCTAACGACTGATCACGCTGCCTGCATGACAACCAGATCTCGCATTGTGCAGCAGTAGTGAAAAATCATCGCGAAGACAACTCGAAATAATCTTCTAAAAATCTCTCTTCAACATGGTCGTATGTTTCGCTCATGGCTGCAATCATAATAATGAAGGAATGGAATGCTCAATGTTTGGTTTTCCAAGTGATGTCAAACACAGAAAAGCGTACAATATATGGAAAAATATGAGCAGGTATGTTGAGAATTTCATCGATAAGCTTACTTCATGTGTGTGTGTGATTGCAATGGCAAAAAAGTGGCCGAATATTCGTCCAATTTAGGATATCTTACCGGCTGTGTTCGGCGTACAAACTAAGAGATATTCCAGGAATATAGTTCcaaattgtatattttaaatCGTTATTGTTTCTGATCAGTAGTTTCTGAATAATGAACGATTAAAAAATGTAAACATAGCGGCCTTTTCCGCTGGGCGAGCGAGCCGGGACTCCATGCGGAAGTAGGAAGTCAGTCAGGCACGTTAGGTTCGCGGGCTTATTGTCCACGTGCACTGCGTGCGTCGCtcgttctgattggctgaacggTGACCAGGTCGTCTTTTCCGACCAATCATAGTCAGCGTAACATATTTCACATCATAAATATGCAAAACCTCTTCTTTTGCGGCAATAATTTAGTGTACTTTTATTTTCATCGTACAAAAGACGAAAATTCCAGATTAATtgtatattattttcatttcttgtgatatgtttgtatttgtaaatattgaatttaaacttttgaggtgcaaaaaatgttatttaaagaaagaaagattgtttatttaattttggtgaaaattaCACCTTTCacaatctttttttcttgttttgatTTTATGAATGAAACTCAAAATGGGAGTGATAAATAGGAAATTCAATGTTGTGAggaactatataggcctatatttttcatGATTATTAATTTTCACCTGCATATAGGAACAACACAAATGTTTATTTAAACAGTACACATCCTCCATGCAGTGACAGTcggattaaaataaataaatttatttatttattattattattattttcatgatttttaaaaattgttttctgaTTTCACCTCTTTCTAAAATGcggcaattttttttctcattcttttAATAAAGTTTTCTTCAATCATGTCTCTTTAATCTTGAACACTTCAACACTTAGGCCAAATTAAATTAATTGTTGTCTCAAAGCCCACCAATTCTTCAAAACCTTATGCggaatgcaatttttttaatttgaattttttcccaaatgttttttccattttttttttcaaatgtcgttttaatgtaaaaaaaaaaagttcgggaatattttcagtatttttggcaattttgaaaaaatttaaaaaaagaaaaagaaaaatgggATTTTTGGGACATTTAATGAGCAGCCAAATACTAATGAGTGTGTGGGCTTTGATACAAACAATTTATTTAATTTGGtcttatttgaaaaatataatcCATTTTGATTCAATGTCTCTTTTCTCTCTTAATTTGTAGGCGAGAGGACCGTGATCCTAAGTCGGGAGTGACAGACTGTGCAGCTGCCATTTTAAAGATGGCATCCATAAGAAAGGGAAAGAATTCCTATACCCAACAATATTTGAGCGTAATAAAAAGAAGGTTATGCAGTTTGAGAGTCAGAGAAGAAAAATGGTATGTGTATTTTACTTTCAATACCGACAATCAGCAGGTTTTGTTAGACTTGGCAATTTTGGTGGTTAATGTAAAATTTAAGTGAAGCCTCAAAggataaagaaataaatacacaGGACTATGATTGAATTTAACAtagtaaaacaataatttaatagTGAGACACACATGAAATGAAGTTAATGAACACAACATTTACCTTGTTAATGCAATATTGTTGTAAGTAACAAATTTGAGCTAGAGGCCATTTTGCATTTCAATTTCTTGTTACTTTCAAAATCTGGAGACCTCGATTTAGGCCAAGATGTCACTTTTAGGCCAAGATGTCACttttggtgtaccttgctcttttcgGTTTATAATGCACTAACTCGGTGTAATGACTACTACGTGTATGTTGTTTTACCCTTCTTTTTTTAATGTGTCCAGACTTATATGTTTACAAAGTTTGTTTTCTAACATTATTCTTAACAGCAAGACTGACAGAAAGAGGAAGCTTCACTTCTCCACACCGGGCTCCACACCCTCAAGTAACAAACCAAGCACAGTTACTAGTACGCCTACTAATCAACCACCCTCGGGCTCAGCAAGCTGCTCATCATCCCCAATGGCCGACTTCACAAGCCTAGAGCCATTCTCGCCTGAAGGCATGTCAAAACAGGACATGGACCTGGTCTTGCTCAAGACGGAGAATCTTCGACTCGCAGAAGATCTGAAGAAATTAGAGCAACAGTTGGTGCAAAGAAGACTGTCTTATGAGCAGGTTAAAGAGGATGAGAAACTTATAAGACATTACACAGGTCTTAGTCCTACCGCATTCTTAGCCCTACATGCTGTATGCAGCAGATTTCCCATCAATTTCCACGGGCTGGAATGTTGTGACCATTTCACGACAGGATCAACTTTTCCTCACATTGATGAAGTTCACGGTTGAACctgtcatatattgatttaggcctaagatttaatatTAGTGACAGTACTGTCTCCAACATTGTGAGCACCTGGATCTGTGTGCTGAATGAGATCCTGGTAAATGGCATGATGGGAAACCAGATTCCATCAGTGGCAAAAAATCAACTCTGCCTACCAGGATCTTTTCACAACTTCTCTAATTGCAGAATTGTTTTGGATTGCACAGAGGTCCAGTGTGCTCAAGTGCGGGATGACATGTCTGTCCAGAAAGAAACCTTTTCCAATTATAAGTCAAGGAATACTTTTAAGGCTCTAGTAGGTGTAGCCCCAAATGGCGTCATAACATACGTTTCAAATTTGTATCCAGGATCCAGATCAGAC carries:
- the LOC140160693 gene encoding uncharacterized protein; translation: MADFTSLEPFSPEGMSKQDMDLVLLKTENLRLAEDLKKLEQHSRLNLSYIDLGLRFNISDSTVSNIVSTWICVLNEILVNGMMGNQIPSVAKNQLCLPGSFHNFSNCRIVLDCTEVQCAQVRDDMSVQKETFSNYKSRNTFKALVGVAPNGVITYVSNLYPGSRSDKAIVQHCGVLSQLVPGDLVLADKGFLILDDMPQGVSLNLPPFL